In Holophagales bacterium, one DNA window encodes the following:
- a CDS encoding beta-propeller fold lactonase family protein, with protein sequence MRRSILAVVLTVVGLALSISGGWAADLQFVELHRKGVDGVVGLGGAFSVAVSPDGRHVYVTDHDYPLFTGIVSIFQRDAATGRLTFAGVADDTVASVDVLMGAIDVSVSPDGRNVYVSGAGYGPWSYNDRIVVFRRDALSGALTVVEVETGGIGSPSVANVRGPFVSPDGLSVYAPTSNADSIVVWDRDPATGELNYRQTLRDGVGGVDGLFGGTAIAVSSDGKNVYGVGILDNSISAFARNESTGELSFVASYRDGVGGVDGLYGVYKLAISPDGRNVYGAGTEDNALAVFARNPATGELTYLEAQRDGMGGAYGMVRTNAVAVSPDGRWVYTKGHGSLVVFARNSADGRLAFSQAFLDGVNGIDGLAGGSDVTTSPDSRNVYVAGHDDNALAVFSRLNGEPTADAGDDRTVAAGADCRGQVTLDGSRSSDPDGDSLAFAWQSDTGFTSSSTSPQFSLPLGVHQFLLTVNDGQGGVDSDTAVARVLDQTPPVMGTVSPSPAQLWPPNHKMVLVKVTAAVVDGCDPRPACAIADVSSNQGTGSTGGGSTNPDWQIASATTVWLRAERDGSAGDRIYTLGIVCGDSSGNRARTTTTVRIPHDQGH encoded by the coding sequence CAGTCCCGACGGCCGGCACGTCTACGTCACCGACCACGACTACCCGCTCTTCACTGGGATCGTCTCGATCTTTCAACGAGACGCCGCTACTGGAAGACTGACGTTCGCAGGTGTTGCCGACGACACCGTCGCGAGCGTCGACGTGCTGATGGGTGCCATCGACGTTTCGGTGAGTCCGGACGGTCGCAACGTCTACGTCTCCGGCGCTGGCTATGGTCCCTGGAGCTACAACGATCGAATCGTGGTCTTCAGGAGGGATGCGCTCTCCGGAGCCCTGACCGTGGTCGAGGTGGAAACGGGTGGCATCGGCAGTCCCTCGGTGGCGAACGTGCGCGGTCCTTTCGTCAGTCCGGACGGCCTCTCGGTCTACGCGCCAACCAGCAACGCCGACAGCATCGTGGTCTGGGACAGGGACCCTGCAACTGGCGAGCTGAACTACCGGCAGACCCTGCGCGACGGGGTTGGGGGCGTCGACGGCCTGTTCGGCGGGACCGCGATCGCGGTGAGCTCGGACGGGAAGAACGTCTACGGCGTCGGGATCCTCGACAACTCGATCTCCGCCTTCGCCAGGAACGAATCAACAGGCGAGCTGTCGTTCGTGGCTTCCTACCGGGATGGTGTCGGAGGAGTCGATGGGCTGTACGGAGTGTACAAGCTCGCCATCAGCCCGGACGGCCGGAACGTCTATGGAGCGGGAACGGAGGACAATGCGCTGGCGGTCTTCGCTCGCAATCCGGCGACAGGTGAGCTGACTTACCTCGAGGCGCAGCGAGACGGGATGGGTGGCGCTTACGGAATGGTCCGGACGAATGCGGTGGCGGTGAGCCCGGACGGTCGCTGGGTCTACACCAAAGGTCACGGCTCGCTGGTCGTCTTCGCTCGCAATTCCGCGGACGGTCGCCTCGCCTTCAGCCAGGCGTTCCTGGATGGCGTCAACGGCATCGATGGTCTGGCGGGAGGGTCCGACGTGACCACCAGTCCGGACAGCAGGAACGTCTATGTCGCGGGCCACGACGACAACGCGCTTGCGGTCTTCTCGCGGCTCAACGGCGAGCCCACTGCCGATGCCGGTGACGACCGAACGGTGGCGGCAGGCGCGGATTGCCGTGGCCAGGTGACTCTCGACGGCTCCCGGTCATCCGATCCTGACGGGGACTCGCTGGCCTTCGCCTGGCAGAGCGACACCGGCTTCACCTCGAGCAGCACCTCGCCGCAGTTCTCTCTGCCGCTCGGCGTTCACCAGTTCCTGCTGACCGTCAACGACGGACAGGGCGGTGTCGACTCCGACACCGCAGTGGCCCGCGTCCTCGATCAGACGCCCCCGGTGATGGGCACCGTCTCCCCGAGCCCGGCGCAGCTCTGGCCGCCGAATCACAAGATGGTCCTCGTGAAGGTCACCGCCGCCGTGGTGGACGGCTGTGACCCGCGCCCGGCCTGTGCCATCGCGGATGTCTCCTCGAACCAGGGGACGGGTTCGACGGGAGGCGGCAGCACGAACCCGGACTGGCAGATCGCCAGCGCCACGACGGTCTGGCTCCGGGCCGAACGCGATGGAAGTGCCGGTGACCGGATCTACACCCTCGGGATCGTCTGTGGCGATTCGTCGGGAAACCGCGCCAGAACGACGACCACGGTGCGAATTCCTCACGATCAGGGGCACTGA